The Sabethes cyaneus chromosome 3, idSabCyanKW18_F2, whole genome shotgun sequence DNA window ttgcccaaacgtttTCGAATTCTGCCTCATAGTGTCTCGACTACACCACAATGAACTGGCGATTCTTCAATTGTACACAGCTCCATGAACTGCACTTGTTCTGTAGTTTAcgcttatgtgtccatgtccgccggtccggcagaacaaagggatgaaatcagagatctccactgctgatggTTACCCGCcgtggcttttacctgtcgccaggacagggtctcgtctacagcctggatgtcgttggctaagctccgtcgccatgagcctctgggtctgcctcttctacgctgtccttgtggattccagtcgagtgctgctctgcaaacctcgttcgctcctttcctcaaggtgtgtccgatccacgtccacctacgttcacgaatttctgtggctatcggccgttgatgacaccgacgatggagtttttcattggatatccagttatcgggccaccaggcacgaatgatgtatcgcaggcaccggttaatgaatacctgcagtttttgcgttgtctccgctgagacacaccacgtttcgcaggcatacagcagtacggatttaacgtttgaattaaaaattcgggttttcgtacgtagtgatctggtttgagcgccaaatgtttcgtagacctgcaaaggcacccctggccttcctgatccgtgtggctatatcagtcttggtaccaccatcgggcgttgtctggctaccaagatattgaaaggcggctacctgctcaacttgtcccgctactgtgaagttggtgcaattgtcagtgttcactaccatagacttagttttcgctacattgactgtgagacctgctgcctgggagctctcggataGGTCGTCTaatttgctctgcatatcgttccGGCGTTGTgcaagcaagacaatgtcgtcggctaggtcgaggtcatttagctgctccatcgttagaggattccaatgcaatcctcgatttggtctactgtcaattgcttcaactaatatctcatccataacgatgagaaacagaagcggtgataaaatgcaaccctgtctcacgccaacagtaacccttatggggtcggacaagacgccgtcgtgcaaaaccttgcacgagaacgcctcgtactgagcctcgatgagatggactagcttatctggaactcctttacgcctaagtgcgccccagatgttttcgtggttgagtcggtcgaacgccttttcgaagtcaacgaacaccagtagaagagagtcctggaattcgttgatttgctccaatataatgcggagcgttgtgatatggtctacacatgatcggccagcacggaatccagcttgctgccgccggagagtagcgtcgatcttctggatccggttgaggactaccttacagagtactttgagagtaatacagagcaacgtgatgccacgccagttaccgcattcagttaggtctcctttcttagggactttgaccaatatgccctgcatccagtccaccagaaaagttgcggttttccaaatattgctgaaaagctgatgcatcatctgggctaacAAAGATGGGCCAGCTTTGagtatttcggctgaaatacgatctatccctggcgctctattggatttcatactctttatggctgctacaatttcatccagcgatggcgcctccgagttcacgcgattgattcgacgtcatacgctgctggttttgttggtctgacatttgaaactcggaagagttgttcaaaatgttcagtccatcgcttaagctgttctatacggtcagtcaatagctgaccagctctgtcctttagcggcatctttgtattcatcgtggcaccactaaggcggcgaaaaatatcgtacaacaaacggatatcgccatttgcggcggcggtttctacttgttcggctagggagttagtccaggctctcttgtcccgcctacaagcacgtttaacagccctctccagttcggcgtatcgtagacgggcagctgtctttgccgatctggtccgcgctcgctcaacgccggctttcgcctctctccgctcgtcgatcttcctccaagtttcatccgaaatccactctctccgcccgctgcgcgctttgccgacggtttcatcactggtcgtgatgaagacgtttttttttgaaacgatgattctacaactgatgaagggacggtatgggaaagtaatgaaggattttttgggaatggggggaaagagtggaaaggaaggggggtaataggtagctacgcttaacaagttgaaGCGTCACGTACGTCGCGTCAGCGTCGAGTACGTCAACTTTCTTAACAATCCAATTTTCCATGTTAGACCGTTGTCTCTTTCGTTCGagccgctgttttttcgaacgaaatgtcagtttcgaacgaaacataaacccgttcgaaatacagaataggtgtgataatcagagattataaccggatttgaacccacaacacctgccagggcgtgtagtgcgctggtacccgtgtacctttgaaccatagaggcgctagacaaaagaagtctgcacaaccccctttattaaccgtagcgacatgggttgggctatttttagacacaaattgtgcctcttactccacctactgtagaaaccaccgaccgagaagttttcatcaaagcggagtctaggagaattgggctaaaaataaatgcgtcgaagaccagatacatgaaaggaagaggctcaaaggaaacaaacgcgcgccttccACGGActataaccgttgacggcgacaaactagaggagttcgtgtatttgggatcgctgccGCTGgcgaccgcggacaacaacactagtaaggagatccagcggcgcatccaagcgggaaatcgggcatattttgcccttcgtaaaacgttacgatcaggaagcatacgccgccgctcgAAGATAactatgtacaaaacccttattagaccagtagttctttatggacttgaagccgtgacgctgcttatggaggacatacgtgcccttgccgtgttcgagcgaaaagtgctgtggacgatatttatcgaagtacaaactgaaagcggagagtggcggaggcgtatgaatcacgagctacaggcactgcttagggagactcccatcgtacatctagcaaaagttagcaggctacggtgggccggatacgtcgcaacgatgccggacgacagtgcgacgaaaatagtcctcttcaacaaccccaccggcaccaggaacagggcggcccaacgtgcacgaaaAAGGAATATTAGCTTTCACAGCGTCAGACGTCAAATGAGTACCTAATGCTTTCAAGTCCCATAATCATGGGCTAATAGTGTTCAGGAAGTCCTATCAGCAACAACGCAGCGAGCCATGAATCGTCGACCGTGAAACCAATTCCAGCAAGCTTGTGCTGTGTAGCTCATCGATATAAGGTTCGACACTGTCGCGCTCATCTAGGCGAACGGACGTCAACTTTCTTAACAATCCAATTTTCCATGTTAGACCGTTGTCTCAAAAAGCATCACGTTATTTCTCCCAGGTTTCCGTAGCACCTTTTGCATCCAGGATCAAACTATATGGTTGGTCGTTTCCAGACTCTAGCAATTCGTGGCTAATACTCGCTAATTCACCTCATCATCGATATTGTGACCTACCGCCGGGACTATCAGCGGACCTAGATCCTTCACGGATGAGCGTCATTTTCAAGGCAAAGGAACAAGCTGGGTTGTAATTTTCACGACCATTTAGCTTTTCGATGACCGGCCTAGCGACTGCATTGATACGTCCAACGGCACCGCTTCCAGTGTATGTTCTCGGCCCATAACCACTACTTGTTCGATCCGTTTGGTTTAGTCTACTAAGCAAGAGTGAAAATTTTACGCAGCTAAACAACAGTGGTTGCTATGACTATAAGACTATGACGTTTGAAATTTTTATCCAGCAATtcctacaaaatttatttttgaatggaTGTCGGTTCTCTGTGGTTTAGTCTTGAGTCAAACACATTCACCGTCAATCCCGCAAATCGAAGAAAGTTACTGCCCAAATTCTGATGGAGTGTTCCTGCAAACTTTGTAGAATCGGCGACATACAACCTACTCGCACAagtgcaaaatttaaaattatttcaatcAATTTATTGACATCTTTCATTGTGCCTTAGCATAAATCATTATTCCTACtaaaaaaaaatgacagaatttaCATCAATCAAGTAACCACACATCAATGATAGTCGAGAAACGATAAGTTAACCATAATAGATTACCGTAGATGATTTAATGACTATTATTAACGTTCCTTTTGTTTAACGTTAAGGTCAGGGGAAACTACCATTATTTTGTTCTCGACCAAACTTGGGTATTCCTTACTTTAAGACAGAGGCTGAAGAAGCTACTAGTGCAAGAATAATgtctacttttttttattccgTTATACATACTGTCGCTGTTGCTTATCCTACGCATCCTCCTCTACGCAGGAATGATAGCAAAATACACTACACCTAATAGTGTAGTTAATATACCCTTATTTAATAACGTCCATTGTCAAAGCGTCCGGAGACTGGCGCACCATACCTGTCCTGTGGtcgaccgccgccgccgccgccgctcaTAAACTGGCCTTGCCGCGAGGGGTCCATGAACGGTCCAGCACTCATTTGTGTAACTTTCCGCTCATTGTACGTGCGATCATACCGGTCCTGACCGTTGTCCATCCGCCAGCCATCGTTCGTCATTGCCGGTGTCATGCTCATCTGCGGTGGTCCAGCATTGTTGTGCCACGGTCCGCCACCGCTACCGCCTCCGCTGCCTCCACCGGTACGATCCTGATAGCGACCTTCGACCTGGTCCATGAAACGTCCTTTCGGCCCAGGACCACTACGGTCGCGGTCATCCCGGGAACCGTTACCGCGATAATCACCGGCACCGGTGCTGCTACCGCGCGCATCCGGGTAACGATTATCGATTGTCTGCATCGGCCGATCCATGTCCCGTTTGTAGTCGTCGATAACACCACCGTTACGCTTGAAGGTATCATTCCGCCGGTAATCGTCAACCGGTCGCTTATAATCGTCGCGCGATTTGTATTCGTCCCGCTTGGCAGCATACTCATCCCGTTTCGATGGTGGATAATCGTCCAGACGCTTTTTCTCTACTGCTGGATAGGATCCACGGCTGAAATGAAGGGAAAATTGAAATAGTTTTGTTGTAACAGCCTTCGGGTAAAATGCCGTCAACCTACCCGGAAGATGAGATCGACGGTGGTGGGGGCGCTTCGAAGCGCCTATCTGATCCTGCCGAACGTTTACGGTCCTCATCGTAGTGTGCATGATCCGTTGCCGGGCGTTTCAAGTTCCGTTTCGCCTCTTCGATCCTGGTAATTATTATAGAACATGGACAAATAATGGGACGAAAAGAACAGTTGGAAAGTTAGCGTCTAACTAATGCACTCTTGAGAGAGGGGCTTGGGTGGGCGCGCATATGGGCCCGCGTGTTGTAGATTATTCTGTAATTTGTACGAATGTTTCGAACAAGAGACTACTGTTGGAACCAATGTATCTTCCGCTTGGTAGcttattgaaaatcgttggAACCATTCAGGCCTATTTTCCTAAATCTATCATCAGGCTAAGACTTTGACCTTGTGCCCTATCAAAACGCGTTTTGTCAGCTTCTACTATCGCCTAACTCTTTGAAAGTTGGTCtgcaaaacaacaaaatatctCCTGCTTTGAAACCGTTGGTAAAATGTTTGAATTTAAATGATTGCTGCATGATGTTTAACAGGATCAAGAGCGGGATTCTTGGATTTCTTCCAGTTGTTTTTCACACAGAAGTCTGCTGCATGCATCTTTTTCGTCCAGTTGAAGTCCGGTGTGTACTCACAAAGCGATCCAGTTTCGCTGTTAGTTTAAGTTCAGCAGGGGGTTGCGTGCTTCGTTGCCATCGGTGGAAAGTATGGAACAGGCCTCCATAAATCTATCTGCTGGTAGATTGGACTCTCATCAGACGGTAGCACGAAGACCAGCAGCTGAACAGATCTGAAGACTGCACTGCACAGATGTCAGCATTCAAGACGCCCGGACTGTGGCTTCCGGTAGGCCGGTTTTAATGGTTCTAGCAGGAGATATTTTGTCATCAACTTTGGCGTGTCTAATAGTTTCAACAAAAGTAACGACATGCTGAACACATCGTACATTTAGCGTAATTTTCTACAAGCTAACCGAAATATTTACTGCGCAAAACTAACTTGAACGTTTTGCGCAGTCTTACACTGACTCACTGACGCGTGTCTGGATGCCGTGTGAAATATAGAGAAAGAAAATTGATTAATCTTAAAAAGATAAATTTCATCCGTACTTCCTTTGCTGACGCTTCAGTTCCAGCCGCTCGAGTTCGATCTTCTCCCGTTCCAGCTTCTGACGTTCGCGTTCAATGCGCAGCAGCTCGGCTTTCTCCTTTTCGATGCGGGCCCGTTCGAGTGCGAGTTTTTCCCGCTCGCGGCGCAGCAGCTGTTCCTCCTCGCGCTGGCGGGCTCGAATTTCCCGGCGACGTCGGTCCTCTTCACGCAGCTGGCGTTCCTTCTCACGCAGCCTTTGCCTCTCACGCTCTTCGCGTATTTTCTGCAGCGAAAGGACGTCACGTTCCCTGTCGCGAGAGCGGTTGCCATCCCGCCGATCTCCGTCGCGGCTCTGACGATCACCATCCCGCGAACCGCGTTCTCCTTCCTTCTTGGCGCCTTCCTTGTCCTTCTCATCCTTGTTGTTGTCGGCATCTTTTTTGTCATCTCTGGGCTTATCGTCCTTCGTGGGGCTGCTCCTGGAACGAACCTGCGACTTGCCGCGTATTGGTGATCTATTCCGTGTTGGTGACCGGCCTCGATACTGCGAACGGCTACGGTAGTAACGTCTGTCGCCGCCTCTGCTATCATCCCTTCGCCTGTCGTCTCTGTCGGTTTTATCTCTGCTCTCTAAGTCGCCATCTACTGATTTAGCCGACGACTCCGACTTACCACCGCCAGCTCCGGTTGGCTTCGATGGCCCTAGGTCAGATTTTGCCCGCTCGACTGAGATCATACGTCCGTGCAATTCGGTCCGGTGCAAATGGGTGATACACTCCGTAGCATCCTTCGCCGAAGCCATCGTCACGTAGCCGTAGCAGCGAGTTCCAGGCGTCCGCGTGTTAGTCACTACCTTTGCGCCAATCACTTTACCGTACTTGGAGAAAATCAGCTTCAGATCAGTTGCGCGCGTCAGCGAGGATAAACCTGACACCCAGAGATTGCGGGAAACGGTCGAGGTGGTGCCGGCGGACTTTTCGCTCGAGCTCGGTGACGATTTGGACTTGGAATCGCCAGCTGATTTTGCAGAGCTAGATGTCTTGCTGCTTCCACTCTCTGCAAACACAAATTCCGCATCCGAACGAACGAGAAATATAGACAAACATTATAGGTTATTTTTTTGGATTGAAGCAGAATGGTAAGATTTGTTTGGATTCTGTCGATTGTTGACGCGGTACAGTTTTTTGCTCGATAATTTTAATGTTTGCACTACGACGCCCCTTCTGTGGTTCTCTCGTTcaggaaaaatcgaaaaattatttAAACGCCTCGTCATACCTAAACCGGTCTTATAAGGTACCACACCATTGACGGTCTCATACACTCTAAAAGGACACTCGAAACTAGTGACATTGAGCAGAAAATCTGGCAGAATGTCGCAATGCATAgaacggaaaataaaaacaaaatgtcCGACAACAAACTTATTTTCGGCTGAAAATTGACATGCTAAAAACCGATTAGTTTTGTGACGGGCAGAAATTACCTTTTTCCTCTTTGGTAGTCGCCGTTTTGTCGCTGAAAcataaaattttcaacaaattaaTCAACCAATTCAAAGCTGCTGCACCATATTAAGAAATATATACCTGGATGATTCACTTTTCTCCGTTTTCTTTTCCTCATCAGCTTTTCCATCGGTTTTGGAATCCGCAGCTGCAGCTTTTCCAGCTTCACCTTTAAAAAAAGAGGatttccaataatttttttgcttaaagaaCACTTGAATCAAGCGTGAAGTTTAAAGCCGTCAGAATGAACCAAACTTATCTGGATATCATAAGCTGCGAACGCAGCTATTCAACCAGCTGTGTAATTATCATCATGTTAACATTCACCAACCAGGTTTTGCCCTTACAAACTGCGATAAACTGTCAATTACCTTTCTTTTCGTTTTCGATGTTGCTGTCATCATGCAGCAACTTTTCATCCTCCTCACCGATAGTCAAATTGAGCGAATCCTCATTATCGGCTTCCTTGGTATCCTCTTTTCCAGCCTTATCAGCATCAGTCGCATTGTCGGTGGATGGAGTTCCCTCGGTTGTCGCCTCACCCTTTAGAAAAGAAACGATTGAAGGTTGCATCATCATCAAATTTTCTTCCTTTCATCAACTGGCTACTCACGTTTTGCTCCGGTGCAGATGATTTCGACTCGTCCTTAGCAGCTTTTTCTTCCTCTTTGCATTCATCCTGTACCGTCATTTCCTCCATGTTCAGATCGCCCCCACTCTCCCCGTTAGCAGCATCTGTCGTGCCAGAAGCATCCGCATCACCATCAGTTTTACTGTTTCCGGTGGCTGGTTTACCCTTTTTGGCAGGAGTTTTCCCAGCCGTCACAATCTCAAACTCGTAAGTTTCCGGATTTTGCTTTTCATCCTTCAGCGCCTGTTAAAATAGGTTTCGCGTTTtgtaaaatcatttatttcaatttaaaccGACAATGCAACACGCAGTTCGCAAAAATTAACATTCaaaaaatttcactttttcgctaCCATCAAGCGAGCATTTTCCCAATATGGCGACCGACCCCgactgcaaaatccaaaatgtccGCTTACCTGAGTCAACCGTTCGATCAGCACATTTTTCACTCCGTTACCGTCTTTGCCACGTTTTTCCAGCTCCTGCTTCAGATCGACCACGCGCAGTTCACTGAGCTTTCGTTTTTCCACTACATCCGCCATTTTCGGGCCCAAAAGTACCGGAACAGATTTGCGATATTGTAATTTTCAACACTTTTTCACACACAAATTCACTTCTCACTGCAACAGACTGAAGCAATAATGGAACGTAACCGGCTACGCAGTTTAATCGCACAACCAATCGTGTCCAGCGTTCGATGCGAAATGAAAAAGTTGTCTGTCAGTCACTCTGACACAAAGTTGGCATATATCAAGGTTGCCAGCTTTTTAAGCAATCCGTGGTTaggtacgtatttcgcctatacGACCAAACGTTAAACAATTTCGGCTTTTCTCAAAACGCAAAATTTTCGATATTTTCAGAATATGCAGATGACGACCGTgatgtatagttactatatatatagttcggcggatagaaaaccaggcgaattggcatccctgatttatgaaattaaatttgaaattatggtgaaatgtgcaggtttttacgaaaaataatcactggcgggtgttgaaaatgactagttctatgaaaataaagtgtgtttttttaacattactcctgcattttggattttgaaaagcttttggctccgcttttgacgtttatttggctcccgattttctatccgccgaactatatccagctttttacgcgctataatggcggacgctataaattgtgttcgtaatatgtgaacaatctttttgacaactctgcatacatcaaaactgggcactcttctcctgtacggcagtgttgctctttctttcgtttacgcaaaagaaggaaggcaatagttttgtttacatttcgcacagttttgctttccttctttgacgtaaacgaaagaaagagcacggtagtgttgcaagagaagagtgccagatttgatgtatgcagagttgtcaaaaagattgttcgcatattacgaacacaatttatagcggccaccattatagcgcgtaaaaagctggatatatagtaactataccgTGATGCAGACGTTCTTTATGTTAACTGGCAGCTCTGATAGACGGATTGGCAAACAGATATTTTTATGTTGGTACCGCTGAGGCGGCGTGTTTCTGCAATGCCGCCGAAGCGGCTAAAGCCGGTAGACATACACTCGAAAAAATCGGAATGCAGAATCAAtcttttatgattttttaattcaaagtatatattgtccgtttctttggtaacacaACGcactgctcacttttttgatagcttgaaatcgtcgcagaaagaatctgcttggctgtatgtaagttataagtatatattatgcttgtttagcacgtaagctattgatttacttgacaaaattcgcgactacgaagttgctgatatttgtttggtttttctgtgagaaaaaagaagagggaagtatttttgaagttgaatcaatataccgtggacccccgttcgtttgaccgtttttaatctgaacactttttaatttgaacctcgttggtttgcacgacgtgcaaattaaaaatggttcaaacgtcatactcaatatgacatcatttgcttatgcagacaatgctcataaacacgatttgtttgtgctgaacTAGCGTGTTatatctgtttcacattgcgttttcccaatgattatggtagaaatccgatcgaagaatgaatattcgctgcttgcaactgcctactgtatcaaaccaccaaaacaataacaacgagcagggcagccagttcacacaagtacCAGCATATtgagggttaccagttgttcaaattaaaagctaaccccgttagtttgcatgaggaatcgttcaaacgaacgggggtccactgtatatagaatgccagtgtcgctgcagtgctcgtggtaaacatcacacatttgaaaattacgtatttacactgtatgcgcatatgtatgagtgatcgattcgaaacgggaatctgattgtcaaactaaaaaggcaacccaataaaaaatccttctgctttttcgtaaatcacgtaggataaatcacccgatttggtcgttttggggtatttcgtcggcgagaaaattttctattgggcaatttgacaatgtagttcccgtatccaagacacgaaccagtaacatgtttgccaccaaaatatccatgaaacaccagcgacactggcattctatatatattgattatactatttttgattttgtcattATTCATACAATGACAGTTCggcaaatgattacaaaagtaatctctgattactacgcacttatacgccttactggaaatcccttgatccagaacttcactgcactgctcgtacaGAGCTTTCCAGtaatgtgtgtattggtgcttgaaaatgaggcaaacaacaacagtaaacaaaagagatgcattcctttgtcatcaaggtacagaatgaatttcgtcttccgctggcttaaatatcagaaaattttctaaatatgtgcttgaatttggaacaagaTGGAAAATTTAactgaaatatgtgctctgcagtgtggcaaacggagaaacacaactaataatcgctatttttcggtttgttcctccagcatcagctgttccccaaaatgaggtaaacatcatgtatatacacgcgtatttcgtgtttgctagtgtgggtgcttgagctgtcagaaaacTCTACAGGTATATAGGGGATGCCAGATATACAGACAAATCTGTATTATACAGACTTTTCATTTTCTGATACAGACATATTGTTCACTACAGATTTTTTACAGACATGCtataaaaatttcgcaaaattagctttaccacagagaacagactaccaggtaattgacaaaaagtgtgtaaaaggtttttatgtaatctacgagtaatccttcaatagagcacccctcgagcaataAGTggtaaactaaatcttgatgtcgctgccatcgctgctatgcaactccagcacaaagaaatattgataaaggtacatggatattttttgatgcgtttggcaaactatttctggagtggagggcgctaccgacagattttgcacacaaaaaatcgattacttccttcgagcctgttaatttgttctctgtggttttactTTTGTGAAGGTAAAAGTAGACTTCGATTTTAACTCGCACTCGCACAACCGTGTCACCACGTGGGTTTTTGTCTAACAACTTGACTCCCGAGCCTAGGAACTGCTACCTGGTGGAACTGTCCAAGAGTAACAGACCAGCCTCAAGAATGCCCTCATTACGACCAGGGATGAAACCCGCACAAagtgcgcagcgggcggagagagtggatttcggatgaaactggGAGAAAGATCGATGAGTAGAGAAAGGCAAAAGCTGGCATTAGGCGAGGGTGAACCAAAGCGGCTAAGCCGGCTGTCCGTCAACGATATGCtaaactggagagggctgttaaacgagtTATGTGgggcaagagagcctggactgaCTCCCTAGTCGACGAAAGAGTCCGTCAACTCTTTCGCATCAACTCGGAGACgccatcactggatgaaattgaagcagccatcaacagCATGTGCAACGCCCATGCCCCTGCGACACGCCATATTCCACCTATTATTCTATCAATAggatattgttgaagaaacaaaTCTAAGTAGCAGTCGATTTTATATTCATTTGTTCTTAAGGTCTGTTACCTAGATATTTTTCCTTAGTTACTAATAAACCACTGTTCAAGAAACATCATTTTCGTTATTCGTCCATAGGTTATGGGCTCAGTTCGACAGAAATTTGAAAATTCTTGAAGCAGTTTTTTTCGGAATTGTTCCAAACTTGGAAGACTCTAGAAGCAGCAAGTTTTAAGAACTGAAGATTCCGGCAGCAGCGAGCAGAATGACCACAAGCGCGAAAAAGGCTGGGGTAGTTCAGTTTGCTGGAGAAGGTTTCGATACGTGGAAATTTCGAGTCGAAACGCAATTAGCAGCTCGCGGAGTTTTGGAGGCAGTGAAACAGGATCCGCCGGCTGAAGACGCAACTGAAGCAATGAAAGCGGCGTTCAAGGACAAAAACGATAAGGCAAAAACTCTTTTGGTGGCCTTTATTGCAGATAGTCATTTGGAGTATGTTCGGGACAAGGAAACGGCAAAGGAAATGTGGGAATCTTTGGCCAATACGTTTGCAAAGAAAGGATTTGCTGCACAAACGTACATTCGTAAGTCTCTTTCGCTACTGAAAATGGAGGAAGGAACACCGTTAAAAGACCATTTCCGGAAATTTGATGAGCTGACAAGGCAGTAACAAGACAAGTAATGCATGGATGTTTCGTTTGTGGACGATTACACTCATTTTGCTGTCGTGTACCTTATGAAGTCGAAAGATCAAGTGTTTGATTACTTCAAGGTATATGAGGCAATGGCGACGGCGAAGTTTGGAGTAAAGATTGCTAATCTTCGTTGCGACTTGGGACGAGAGTATTTCAGTAAGCAACAATTGACGTTTTACAAGCAGCAAGGAATACAGGTGGaatcaaggggtcggtcactcggcacagccgtttttatgttaggcgacttgaaacgaaccgaactgtgccgatgctgtaccgaaagtgccgaactgcaagatttgttaaattcgttaaaatctgatagatctggcaaccgtgcgagatgattttgacaactggcagtgctcccatttcatattaaaattgtaccggaggtgtgtaaagccctataaatgttatttttataaggctttagaggtgtgccgtttgatatctctgcagtgccggggcactatgtgctgagtgtccga harbors:
- the LOC128744638 gene encoding SAFB-like transcription modulator, giving the protein MADVVEKRKLSELRVVDLKQELEKRGKDGNGVKNVLIERLTQALKDEKQNPETYEFEIVTAGKTPAKKGKPATGNSKTDGDADASGTTDAANGESGGDLNMEEMTVQDECKEEEKAAKDESKSSAPEQNGEATTEGTPSTDNATDADKAGKEDTKEADNEDSLNLTIGEEDEKLLHDDSNIENEKKGEAGKAAAADSKTDGKADEEKKTEKSESSSDKTATTKEEKESGSSKTSSSAKSAGDSKSKSSPSSSEKSAGTTSTVSRNLWVSGLSSLTRATDLKLIFSKYGKVIGAKVVTNTRTPGTRCYGYVTMASAKDATECITHLHRTELHGRMISVERAKSDLGPSKPTGAGGGKSESSAKSVDGDLESRDKTDRDDRRRDDSRGGDRRYYRSRSQYRGRSPTRNRSPIRGKSQVRSRSSPTKDDKPRDDKKDADNNKDEKDKEGAKKEGERGSRDGDRQSRDGDRRDGNRSRDRERDVLSLQKIREERERQRLREKERQLREEDRRRREIRARQREEEQLLRREREKLALERARIEKEKAELLRIERERQKLEREKIELERLELKRQQRKIEEAKRNLKRPATDHAHYDEDRKRSAGSDRRFEAPPPPSISSSGRGSYPAVEKKRLDDYPPSKRDEYAAKRDEYKSRDDYKRPVDDYRRNDTFKRNGGVIDDYKRDMDRPMQTIDNRYPDARGSSTGAGDYRGNGSRDDRDRSGPGPKGRFMDQVEGRYQDRTGGGSGGGSGGGPWHNNAGPPQMSMTPAMTNDGWRMDNGQDRYDRTYNERKVTQMSAGPFMDPSRQGQFMSGGGGGGRPQDRYGAPVSGRFDNGRY